Genomic segment of Sinorhizobium meliloti:
AGCGACGATGGCCGAGCCACTGTTCGACATGTCAGCCACGGGCAGACCTCGCATTCTGATCCTGGGTGGAACGACCGAGGCGCGGCAGCTCGCAGAGCGCCTGGTCTGCGAACGGCATTACGATGCGGCGATCTCGCTTGCCGGCCGTACCGCCGATCCCCGCCCGCAGCCGCTTCCGACGCGCATCGGCGGCTTCGGCGGCGCCGAAGGGCTTGCCGCCTTTCTGCGCGAACGAAAGATCGCCCTGCTGATCGATGCGACGCACCCCTTCGCCGCCCGCATCTCGCTCAACGCCGCCGCAGCGGCCAAGATGACCGGAACGCCGCTCCTTGCGCTCCGCCGCCCCGCCTGGGCGGCAGAGCCCGGCGATCGATGGACCTGCGTCGGAAGCGTCGCGGAAGCGGTGTCCGCGTTGGGCGAGGAGCCGCGCCGCGTCTTGCTGGCAATCGGCCGGCAGGAGGCTTACCATTTCGAGAAGGCGCCGCAGCACAGCTACGTCGTGCGCAGCGTCGATCCGGTGATGCCGCCGCTCGATCTGCCGGATGTCACCGCCATCCTCGCCTCCGGCCCCTTTGCGCAGACCGACGAAACAGAACTGCTCGAACGCCACGGGATCGACGTCATCGTCGCCAAGAACAGCGGCGGTGCGGCCACCTACGGCAAGATAGCGGCGGCGCGTCACCTCGGGATCGAGGTGGTGATGGTCGAGCGCCACAAGCCTGCCGACGTTCAATCGGTCGGCGACTGCGACGAGGCGCTCGAACGCATCCGTCAATGGCTTTCTCCGGTGAAGGACCGCGGCGTGTAGACGAGGTCGTGCTTACCCTCGCGGGCGATGGTGCGCGTCTCCG
This window contains:
- a CDS encoding cobalt-precorrin-6A reductase, giving the protein MAEPLFDMSATGRPRILILGGTTEARQLAERLVCERHYDAAISLAGRTADPRPQPLPTRIGGFGGAEGLAAFLRERKIALLIDATHPFAARISLNAAAAAKMTGTPLLALRRPAWAAEPGDRWTCVGSVAEAVSALGEEPRRVLLAIGRQEAYHFEKAPQHSYVVRSVDPVMPPLDLPDVTAILASGPFAQTDETELLERHGIDVIVAKNSGGAATYGKIAAARHLGIEVVMVERHKPADVQSVGDCDEALERIRQWLSPVKDRGV